The genomic stretch ATACTCGAAAAAAGTGTACCTCATCTATGAAATATTTGGTCTTATAGGACTAAAAGTTTCGAGTTATGAGCATTCAAGATTGCAGTTTATTTAAGATTTGCAAAAAACATCAATCTTTTCCTTATTATTGACattcaaactgtaataataatgaaattacaagtgttgttgtaaaaatttattaaacaacaacAGTTTTCTAATGACAACTTTAAGCATTATTATCCTTTTACACATCATATGGCGAGTACTACGTGTATCATTGATGAGAACATATGGCGAGCAAAATTGTGTCTATTGTTATAAGAACTGAATACCTTCTTTTGTTCAACAAGAATGTGATCATCCGATGACAATTGCGCAATAAACATATAAGTTGAGTTACGCATGATTCCTCACCATTAGCAAGGCTGGGCCAACATGTCTCTCGCTCTGTGGCTGTGTATCACAGTCGCATTAGTGCCGTTCTCTTCCGCCACCAAGGGCACTCCTTCCTATGTCATCGGGCAGTATAGAGGATCTAcaaagtaagtaaattaaattgaaactaaaaattagGTTTCACTAGAAATATATCTCttgtttatgaattaaaattaaatacgtcAAAAGTAATCCCTGGGTAATCCTTATGTGCCGATATTAACAATTATACTTTATTCGGAGTTCAAAAAATCACAATTAGTGTCACTAGTTGTCGTTTTCGATTGTAGTAACTACCAAATAACGTATTCATTTGTAATAAATCTTCAAAGGGGGGCTACTTTATATTTCATTGCTGGTAGAGATCCTAATAGTATTGACATTTGCTAAGTTTGCTCTCTACTTATAGGTTTAATACGAAACACAATTCAATAGATTATAGAAAACGTGTACTTACCGAAACTAgcttgaaacaaattttttttgacGCCCTCTGGagaattattcaataatttattagtagCAAAAAAAGTAGAATAATGCACGATCGTGTAAATGATTTTTTCCTATTGAATCAAAATTGCATTTAGCctctatttatatttgtttctttataaaagataaatttatatatttttgtattacataaaagaataataacagcATTTAATGACGAGTCCAGAGTTTGAGGTGTTTGTCTCAGTCCTAGTTATTGTATTGCGAGTGGAAAAGATATACACACTAAATTATAATGCGTTGCATACTGTGTGTAATTATAATACACACATGAAGCTTACTGTTTGACGTTGTATAATTATATCACAATCTTCCGCTTGTAAATTGAATGTTTCCAAAGAAGTTGATGTAAGCATAATATAGTCAGAAGAACCGGCAATTTTGTGTCAATAATGTTGCATCTCTCTTCTCAATGCAAATCATTACATCTTTATAGAGTGTATACGTTCATTTATACGcgaaaaaaattagatttaacttCCTCTATCTAACCATATATTATAGTTAgaaacatattgtttattaacctaaaaaagtaaattagatttttagACCATTTATTCTGCTTATCTCTCTTACAATATTAAGATCACATCCATGGACTGAGAGTTAACAAAAATAGTATACATAGCCAGACAGTCTGTTCGGCAGCCTCTTTCGTTTTTTAACTAATCGAGAGTTCCTACATACAGCGACCACAACAACTGCCCTGATATTATTGTACTATCGTCAGATAGAGCTTATATATATGATGTATAtgtagatgtatatatatatatatatatatatatatatatatataagcttatatatatataactgattaTCTCTCTGCATGATCTAGGTATACTACCATAAATATGCAATCAAGACGTACTTTTAAGAGGAGTACTAATTTTATAAGGATCACACTAATAACAGCGGTACTGTACAGCTATCAtgatagttaataatttatttccttctTAAGAggctatttgtaatatttttgagttataaatatatgttaaaataggttaaaaaacCAATTATACCTATTAAACATAAACTTAATTGCTAAAATTCATTACGATGACCACGTTTATGTGATTTAATCAGTTTCGAGTGTAAAGTACCTACATTTTATAATCACGGTATGGCTAGAATTACATATGGTGTGAATAaccaaagaaaatatattgaaatcacAAAAAAAGTCCTGGAAATAGGTTGTTAATAAATGATTACTGGCTTAAATTCCAATAGAGTTGctcgtatttaaaataataaaaaaatatataaaacaaaacttctaCAACACTTCAACGTATTTAACTGCATccaattattttcaaagttaagaacaataacaaatatatacatatacttattactcctggcggagcaagtacttttggtgattcaatgtttattgaaattaaataaagcaattgccatttacacaatttaatatatattacgtactttttaacatacacttttttaatatataaatggttaaaaaaagtTTCGTTTTACTTGCAAATCTACTTGTCTTAACTTCAAATTTCTgtgtattgtttacaaaatactaATTGATTAAAAAGTTACgaataatactgtaatatattttaggtaCGCTTTCCTGGGACATTTAGAACACAACTTCGACACGGGAGCTGTAGTCCTCCACTTCAACACCTGTTACGAGTATCGATTTAAAATCGACAAGATCGTCGTCACTACGCCCTATCAGTACCCATCCGTCCAATGTCATCTGGTGGCCGGTGGGATCTACGACACATATTTTGGCCTCAAGGTCACCGGTAGAGGCTTGACCTTTTATGACCTCGAAGTCTGGGTCACTTGGAGGGCGACTATCGTTACCGTTGAACAAGCTTTCGTACTGAAAGAGTTCAAAATGTTCCACCCCTGTGCTAACCCTAGACCTAGTCCTCCTTTAGACATCGATAATTAATTCCTTcactatttatttactaaaatacacTTAGCCGAATAAATGCTTATCAGTATACTGGTAAATTCTTTGTCTGAGGGTTTTCTTCATTTTCCTCATTACCTCTAATACACCATGTGATTTTTCCGTGTTGTGTTACTAAAGTTTTTACACAAACTAGTGCGAATTCAGTTATAAGATTTCATATCTTCCTGACATTACAACAACATCCATTTGCATTTTCATTTAAACTTAGCTGTcgtacaaaaaagtgttaaattattacgatgttgattatttatttaggaaaatgaTCTTATCATATTCGTACGagaatttatatatgaatatttcaaGCACTTCTAATAAAACCCTTTTCTACATTTTCGTGATAGTAAACTCTTTTGCTTATTACTTTTTTCATTCTTCAAAACCAGCATAGTCCAGGGTTTATTAGAGATGACTTTTAGGCACATTGGTATAAATATCTCCATGTATTACAATCCTTAAATAACGGAGATTTAAATACCTTTTGTAAGTACTATTAATCTTTAATATTCTTTTCGCTTGAtctttataattacatattttaagttttacgtaTTCAAACATGTTTTGGcacttgtattatatttatttcaagaaaccaCGAACTAATTTTGTTCATCCCATGTTcctacagtttaaatatttattataatttgttagtGACATTCAATATTTCAGTTAgggtataacatttaaattaattatatattcaatgCTTTCTTCAAATAATggaactataaatgtaaattatactccaaacttatataatatactacACTATTTGGTCTCTCAAGTGTTAACCCTTTCATAGACCTTggtataactaaaatacaaatttcttgttgtgtatatgtatatagtatatatttttcatgtaaatgcCATCTAATTCTTATTATTAACATTCTAGAATGTATAGCCTACTGAGATTTTAAACACTCTAGCTTCAACTGGATATCACGTAAATTGTCTAGTAAAAAATCTTAAGTATACTCAgaggaataattttgaattttgcacaCAGTTTTGAGCTGAACTAGCGTCAAATTATGTATCACTATTTCTTAATTGAATAGCCAGTTGAAAGCTCCTGCAACTTATCTAATGTTTAACCATAATTAGGACTAAATATAAACTCACCAGTATTGTGTACAACTGCTGGAGAGGGTATTGCTTAAAAGGAGAGCATTGACATTGAATATGtctaataatacattgtttaataagTGTTCTGACAGTTTAAATAGGTCAAATGTTTAAACTGATGTTGATGGTACAAAgttaactattattttgttaagaTTTGACAACATTCTAGGCCTTAGAACTGCACTTACTACTCACATGTTAAACTATCAGCCCCTTCTGTCACTACCAGTGTGGTagattacatattaaatttaaggGCACGCTGGCTGAAATTAGGAACTAATGTCAGCCTCTTGAGCTATACATCAGTTCCCAGCAGTAACAAACAATGTGTGAGCCACGTAATGCACCTAAGTATTATTGCAAGTAGAAAGCAAATCTTTGCAATGGAAGGTAGTTTTAAGATTGTTGACACCGTCGAGTTGCGTTGTGCATGGCGATTGAAATTACCGAGGGTGTTAAGAGTtgtgtataaaattgtttatctctTAAACCTAACAAATTTGTTTAGACTAGTTGTGCAGTATTAAAAGTTATCACATAAaagattacaaacatttttgttaaaatttatcgGATTGAAAAGGTTTTATATTAACTGTATATATAATGATGTTTATCATAGGGATCCACTCCCCTCTCTCAAAGGACGGTGAAAAACCCGTCCTTGGTTTACATTGACCAAGTAGAATGATCATActaattagaataaaatagaatatgatttatttttgaaaatattacaacaatattacaataaaacattatatacacaatgtaataaatcaataaagtaacctaaacaaccaaatgtatacacaatgtacgAACATAATGggcaaacaaagaaaaatttaacattcttgtaaataaaattaaaaaaaacactcgtaaattaaaagaaatattttcaaaaataactagggcctctataggcaagtgcctgtggagagattccttttataacaaaaatctgtttcagctcaaagaaaattaaaaaaaactttgatttttttataagctcctaaaaaaattattaaaagtatgcTACTGCAGTtacaaatgaaaatccacttaaataaattcaaactaaaatttactgttgcCTTCTTCAATTAACTAagaatctatgcagagaagaaaatctaatttatcaaaacccaataaccatttctttaatgtttttgaaattaactttatattctcacaactaataattgaagaaattatactaaacattttaggtccaaaaaaacaataactatttgaaaacaaTGCTAAtttaggctttggaactggtattggttcttgttttcttaatttgtttttgttactatttttgaactctggtaaattgccacttatgacataaaatatttttaaaactttataaacaaacatatatttaaagggaagaatatttaaatcaacaaaaagaggaaaagatttctccattcttcgttttcgtttaatcaaccttatgaatttcttttgttgagttataagtggctttagatttgtttcatatgctccaccccaacaaaatattccatagtcaagcctactattgactaaagagaagtacagcattcttaTCACTTCTTAggtgcaaatgtattgtaaaaaataaaaaaatcttaaaatattgtttagtttgcgttGTAACAttcaatatgtgtcttccagttgatttctctatctagcatgactcctaaatatttaaaattttcgcactgggatactacagcacagttctgttggcactgaatgttactacacaaacaattgacacatcgatacaaaatagaattactaaaaattagctgatctgtttttaaactaaaattgatgtacttagttttctctgggcttaataacatgttattttttttaaaccaccactgcagtgctttaaggtctgaattcatctcttgttctatatcatcccaattattgtttacatacgataaagctgtatcgtctgcaaaagatgtaatatttcaatttaaatttgaatgacaaagatcatttatgtagattataaaaagtactgcgcctaaaactgacccttgaggtacgcAACATTGTATAAACCCAAAgtcactaaaataattattaattttgatacattgttttctctttgttaaatagctaacaaaccaagaataaatatttccccgaataccacatccgtataacttttgtaaaagaattgtgtgatctacagtataaaacgcttttttaatatctaaaaataaaccactaacttTCTGTTCTGAATATATTCCTGTATACACATTATCCATGGAGCCTTTAATGCTGcttcagtatttaaacctttcctaaaaccaaattgattgttgctaaaaacaaattatttttttctagaaattttattagctttttcttcattaacttttcaaacactttagcaaaGGTAGAAAGTAAACAGATTGGTCTGTTGTTATTACAGTCGGTAATTGGGTCACTCTTATGTAAAGGAATTACTacagctgtttttaaaatttctggaaaatacctttttcaaaacttaaatttactaaatacaataaaaagtttactaattttgggtatattaacttaattaaaagaGAATTGATGTTATCTATTCCTGAtgaattactgttttttaaatcttttattactgcaCTTAAGTCTTCAACGAAGACCATGCCCATAAACATAGAGTTGAAAGAGTATTCTGTTTCAAAAGAATTTCTATAGCATAAAGAGTCGAAATTTGCAGGTTTTACTCTCTGTATGTTTAATTGATTTACTATAGAtagaaagaatgtattaaactcattacaaataacttaagAATCATTTACTAAATTGCCATTTATATTAAGAGTTTGTATGGGAGTTCTTTTGACCTTCTGTCCTCTCACCTTATTTAAAGCTTTCCATGTAGCTTTGGAATTACCACtgcatttcctaaaaatattttcgtactgatggttttttataattcttatttccatttttaatttatttctgtattttttaaaatgcaatttcaGCTTTTCATTATTTGCATGATTCTTTACTTATTGATACAGTTTGTTTAAATGTATGATTTTTCTGCAAATGTAGTCGTTCATCCAtggcttaattttacaatatattttacgaCTTTCGGAAGTTTGGATTTTACTTTCTGAAATTGatctttgaataatattatgaagCGTCTCAAAAGCGGTCGATGGCTTTTGGTTACTATGAACCTCCGCCTAGTCGAGTGAATCGAGCCGCGCTAGCAGATTGTCGTAGTCTAAGCGGTATGCCGGTGGGGAGGGGTTGGCAGAATCAGCTGTTCCATGACTGTCCTCTGCTCCCACACGCACACGCATGTTCACAATAATTAACCTGTGATCCGTTATGTTGGCGCTTATAACCTCAACGTGAGGTAGCGTTCTGTCTTTGTTTGCTAGCCTTGCATAAACATGATCTATATAAGtatactagcagtttcccgcgacttcgcacgcaatttcccgttggaaacagtacactatattcacttattctttttctatcacattctaaacattgctgagataattgatagtcgttccatcgtgagcctcttgggcgcattatgaaggtatgtaccatattcctgcctctatcttttgTGGTTTTTGCtatgtgttgataagttattaagaacaattaatgtatatggatgaatcttggtaaactaattaggttataaagaattaaattcggtctgttaaaattaattttctgtctaagatatttccagtattatttaggagtgtgccttcatgaaaatgtatcaaagaaacccaatttcgatcataaagtgtcttctttcggctcttttcatttaccttccatgtaaccaaattcgaataccttatgtgaaaacattcacggatttttacaatgaggttgtttttataatagcgtttaatagtattttcattgcattagatagtttattgatcattggtgcaatctaaatttaaaattaggcaatgacgttttctatgcaacctgcattacactactgataaagcacttt from Homalodisca vitripennis isolate AUS2020 chromosome 2, UT_GWSS_2.1, whole genome shotgun sequence encodes the following:
- the LOC124356366 gene encoding uncharacterized protein LOC124356366, which translates into the protein MSLALWLCITVALVPFSSATKGTPSYVIGQYRGSTKYAFLGHLEHNFDTGAVVLHFNTCYEYRFKIDKIVVTTPYQYPSVQCHLVAGGIYDTYFGLKVTGRGLTFYDLEVWVTWRATIVTVEQAFVLKEFKMFHPCANPRPSPPLDIDN